In a genomic window of Bacteroidota bacterium:
- a CDS encoding ATP-binding protein: protein CGLQNNILYFYRTIVIIKIDFRETEKEYVFSISDNGIGFDMQYAQKLFGVFQRMHSSKGFDGTGIGLANVRNIIARHGGKTWAEAEPDKGATFYISLPRT, encoded by the coding sequence TTGCGGTTTGCAAAATAATATTCTGTATTTTTATCGGACAATAGTGATTATAAAAATAGATTTTCGGGAAACGGAGAAAGAATACGTATTCTCTATCAGCGATAATGGTATTGGTTTCGACATGCAATATGCGCAGAAATTATTCGGTGTTTTTCAGCGCATGCATTCCTCTAAAGGTTTTGATGGAACCGGCATCGGTCTTGCTAATGTCCGGAATATCATTGCGCGGCATGGCGGCAAAACCTGGGCTGAGGCTGAACCGGATAAGGGTGCAACATTTTATATTTCATTACCGCGAACATAA